The Streptomyces sp. NBC_00162 genome window below encodes:
- a CDS encoding DUF6262 family protein, with protein sequence MAEGLSAPRVPSARTAEALAARQRKTDAALQRIKDTLQRLAKTRTPITMAAVARQADVSRTFLYEHADAKTLVSEAMSRAAGRRFQDRRDEQAAMEASWRERALNAEDALKAANAEILAQREQIGDFLGQIKDLQTQWTEEDIVRITTDNGTLKRRVRELAAENKSLIGKLAAARDNILFADKRNRRTRDPNPRTPTDLRSPISTDLGTQVEHS encoded by the coding sequence GTGGCCGAAGGACTGAGCGCCCCCAGGGTTCCGTCGGCCCGCACCGCCGAAGCGCTCGCCGCCCGGCAGCGCAAGACAGACGCGGCCCTGCAGCGGATCAAGGACACCCTCCAACGGCTGGCCAAGACCAGAACACCGATCACCATGGCCGCCGTCGCCCGCCAGGCGGACGTCTCCCGCACTTTCCTCTACGAACACGCCGACGCCAAGACCCTGGTGAGCGAGGCGATGAGCCGGGCCGCTGGCCGCCGCTTCCAAGACCGCAGGGACGAGCAGGCTGCCATGGAGGCATCTTGGCGCGAGCGTGCGCTCAACGCCGAGGATGCCCTCAAGGCCGCAAACGCCGAGATCCTCGCCCAGCGCGAACAGATCGGCGACTTCCTTGGCCAGATCAAGGACCTGCAGACCCAGTGGACCGAGGAAGACATCGTCCGGATCACCACTGACAACGGCACCTTGAAGAGGCGGGTCCGAGAACTGGCCGCGGAGAACAAGTCGCTGATCGGCAAACTGGCCGCAGCCCGCGACAACATCCTGTTCGCCGACAAACGGAATCGCCGAACTCGAGACCCAAATCCTCGAACACCAACGGACCTGAGAAGCCCTATCTCAACCGATCTTGGAACGCAGGTCGAACATTCCTGA